The following coding sequences lie in one Mycobacterium sp. DL440 genomic window:
- a CDS encoding class I SAM-dependent methyltransferase codes for MKHRNPLFPYVYRLGMPVFDRLFYRRYRRSAMSHATGRLLLVGVGPGTDLLFLPSAVTSVAAVEPEAAMRRMARALARRHGVEVDVVDGVGESIPFPDNSFDSVHVGLVLCSVDDVPATLAEIRRVLTPTGRLVVLEHVRGEGLMGRFQDLIAKPWAWLSSGCEPNRRTVDAIAAAGFDTSGLRSRRRTLVPPPCTPHLQGVATIRR; via the coding sequence ATGAAGCACCGTAACCCGTTGTTCCCCTACGTGTATCGACTCGGTATGCCGGTATTCGACAGGCTGTTCTACCGCCGGTACCGGCGGTCGGCGATGAGCCATGCGACGGGGCGGTTGCTGTTGGTCGGGGTGGGGCCGGGGACCGATCTGCTGTTCCTGCCGTCCGCGGTGACGTCCGTCGCCGCGGTGGAACCGGAGGCGGCGATGCGCCGAATGGCGCGCGCCCTGGCCCGGCGTCACGGTGTCGAGGTCGATGTCGTCGATGGCGTGGGGGAGTCGATTCCGTTTCCGGACAACAGTTTCGATTCGGTCCATGTCGGGCTGGTGTTGTGTTCGGTCGACGATGTTCCGGCCACGCTCGCCGAGATCCGGCGGGTGCTGACGCCGACGGGTCGGTTGGTCGTTCTCGAACATGTCCGGGGCGAAGGATTGATGGGGCGGTTCCAGGACCTGATCGCGAAGCCGTGGGCGTGGTTGTCGTCCGGGTGCGAACCGAACCGCCGGACCGTCGACGCCATCGCTGCAGCGGGATTCGACACCAGCGGACTGCGCAGTCGCCGCCGCACGCTGGTGCCGCCGCCGTGCACACCGCACTTGCAGGGGGTCGCGACTATTCGACGCTGA